From a single Maylandia zebra isolate NMK-2024a linkage group LG3, Mzebra_GT3a, whole genome shotgun sequence genomic region:
- the LOC112431336 gene encoding tripartite motif-containing protein 16-like has translation MAQKGVQLDRETFSCSICLDLLKDPVTTTCGHSYCRNCIKTHFDEEDRKGIHSCPQCRKTFTLRPVLEKNTMLAALVEQLKKSGLQAAPADHCYAGPEDVACDVCTGRKRKAMRSCLSCPASYCEKHLEPHYDAAPLKKHKLVAPSKKLQENICSRHDEVMKIFCRTDQQSICYLCTIDEHKGHETVPAAAERTEKQKELEVRRLNIQQRIQEREKDVKLLQQEVEAINGSADKAVEDSEKMFTELIRLIQKRRSNMKKKVRSQQETEVSRVKELQEKLEQEIAELKRKDGELEQLSHTEDHNQFLHNYPSLSALSESTHSSSINIRPLSYFEDVTAAVSETRDKLQDILRKEWTNISLTVTEVDVLLSPAEPKTRAGLLKYSHEITLDPNTANAYLLLSKGNRKVTFMKQQQSYSDHPDRFTGCVQVLSRESLTGRCYWEVEWRGRGVGLAVTYKNISRAGSLNECGFGYNGKSWELDCGTNSYKFWHNKVQTDLLGPRSSRVGVYLDHRAGILSFYSVSETMTLIHRVQTTFTQPLYAGLWLYGDGDTAKLIKVK, from the coding sequence ATGGCGCAGAAAGGAGTTCAGTTGGACCGAGAAACCTTCTCTTGTTCCATCTGTTTGGATCTACTGAAGGATCCAGTGACTACAAcctgtggacacagctactgcaGGAACTGTATTAAAACCCACTTTGATGAAGAGGACAGGAAGGGAAttcacagctgccctcagtgcagGAAGACGTTCACACTGAGGCCTGtcctggagaaaaacaccatgttagcagctttagtggagcagctgaagaagagtggactccaagctgctccagctgatcactgctatgctggacctgaagatgtggcctgtgatgtctgcactgGGAGGAAGCGGAAAGCCATGAGGTCCTGTTTATCTTGTCCAGCCTCTTACTGTGAGAAACACCTTGAACCTCACTATGATGCAGCTccattaaagaaacacaagctggtggccccctccaagaagctccaggagaacatctgctctcgccatgatgaggtgatgaagattttctgtcgtactgatcagcagagtatctgttatctcTGCACAATtgatgaacataaaggccaTGAAACAGtcccagctgcagcagaaaggactgAGAAGCAGAAAGAGCTCGAGGTGAGACGActaaacatccagcagagaatccaggagcgagagaaagatgtgaagctgcttcaacaggaggtggaggccatcaatGGCTCTGCTGATAAAGCAGTGGAGGACAGTGAGAAGATGTTCACTGAGCTGATCCGGCTCATccagaaaagaagatccaatATGAAGAAGAAGGTCAGGtcccagcaggaaactgaagtgagtcgagtcaaagagcttcaggagaagctggagcaggagatcgCTGAGCTGAAGAGGAAGGACGGCgagctggagcagctctcacacacagaggatcacaaccagtttctacacaactacccctcactgtcagcactcagtgagtctacacactcatccagcatcaatattcgtcctctgagctactttgaggatgtgacagcagctgtgtcagagaccagagataaactacaggacattctgagaaaggaatggacaaacatctcactgacagtcactgaagtggatgttttactgtcaccagcagagccaaagaccagagctggactcttaaaatattcacatgaaatcacactggatccaaacacagcaaacGCATATCTACTGTTATCCAAGGGGAACAGAAAAGTAACATTTATGAAACAACAACAGTCTtattctgatcatccagacagattcactGGATGTGTACAGGTCCTGAGTAGAGAGAGTCTGACTGGacgttgttactgggaggtggagtggagaggTAGAGGAGTTGGTCTCGCAGTCACATACAAGAATATCAGCAGAGCAGGGAGCCTCAATGAATGTGGATTTGGATACAATGGCAAATCTTGGGAATTAGATTGTGGCACAAACAGTTATAAATTTTGGCACAACAAAGTCCAAACTGACCTCTTAGGTCCTCGGTCCTCCAGAGTaggagtgtacctggatcacagagcaggtattctgtctttctacagcgtctctgaaaccatgactctcatccacagagtccagaccacattcactcagccgctctaTGCTGGACTTTGGCTTTATGGAGATGGAGACACTGCAAAGTTGATTAAAGTCAAATAG